One Cheilinus undulatus linkage group 22, ASM1832078v1, whole genome shotgun sequence DNA window includes the following coding sequences:
- the LOC121504141 gene encoding nuclear factor 7, ovary-like isoform X2 — MASTGNLSEEQVHCSICLDVFTNPVSIPCGHNFCQSCILGYWKTSPLYQCPMCKKSFYKRPDISINTVLREIAEQFKEIRVRSVEEKGSEDQEEGKEKKWGMERKKKEDEERLLETDQKQEEEERRTKTPQEELPPLIPPKTSPPRSPQGPPPPLPQTSPPPSPQLPAPTTSPAPLSPSLPLLFLEEVLCDVCLGDGRPRAVKSCLVCLTSYCEEHLKSHSARFTKHKLMEPVANMEDRMCPKHERLLELFCKKDQTCVCVLCTETDHRAHYTVPVEREWTEKKAQLKRTEMDVQQMIQERVKKVEDIKHAVELNKASAQREIQESVQVFSELVRSIQRTQAELVLSIEEKQRQTERWAEGFITELEREITELRRRNTELENVARTDHIHFLKNFPALSTPPPVKNWSETSVPTDTCVGMIRRSVSILEATLNEMIDKLADSEIKKIVKYTVDVTLDPDSANPWLQLSQDRHQVRHLGAWQDLPDHPDRFDTVVIVLGREGFTSGRHYWEVLVGEKDDWYLGVARSSVNRKGRLSVSTTQGYWALAMKKGQGYRVSTSPPTLLPLDARPKRVGVYVDYEEGQVSFYDVRARTHIFTFKDKFTEKILPFFYLYCCDKASDTMVICPVNEKSLIKQS; from the exons ATGGCCTCCACTGGGAACCTTTCTGAAGAGCAGGTGCACTGCTCCATCTGTCTGGACGTCTTCACCAACCCCGTCTCCATCCCCTGCGGACACAACTTCTGCCAGAGTTGCATTCTGGGATACTGGAAGACCAGCCCTTTGTACCAGTGTCCTATGTGTAAGAAGTCCTTCTACAAAAGGCCTGATATCAGCATCAACACTGTGCTGAGGGAGATCGCAGAGCAGTTCAAGGAGATAAGGGTCAGGAGCGTGGAGGAGAAGGGGAGTGAGGATCAGGAAGAGGGGAAAGAGAAGAAGTGGGGgatggagaggaagaaaaaggaggatgaggagaggcTCTTAGAGACAGATcagaagcaggaagaggaggagaggaggacgaAGACGCCACAAGAGGAGTTACCGCCGCTCATCCCTCCTAAAACCTCTCCTCCACGGTCACCTCAGGGTCCGCCACCCCCTTTACCTCAAACATCACCTCCACCCTCCCCTCAACTCCCTGCTCCTACAACCTCTCCAGCACCTCTGTCACCTTCGCTCCCACTTCTTTTCTTGGAGGAAGTCCTCTGTGATGTCTGTCTCGGAGACGGCAGGCCCAGAGCGGTGAAATCCTGCCTCGTGTGCCTGACTTCATACTGCGAGGAGCACCTGAAGTCTCACTCAGCCAGGTTCACCAAGCACAAACTGATGGAGCCGGTGGCAAACATGGAGGACAGGATGTGCCCGAAGCATGAGAGGCTCCTGGAGCTGTTCTGTAAGAAGGATcagacatgtgtgtgtgtgctctgcaCGGAGACGGACCACAGGGCCCACTACACCGTACCTGTGGAGAGGGAGTGGACAGAGAAGAAG GCTCAGCTGAAGAGGACAGAGATGGACGTCCAGCAGATGATCCAGGAGAGAGTGAAAAAGGTGGAGGACATCAAACATGCCGTGGAGCTTAACAAA GCCAGTGCTCAGAGAGAGATCCAGGAAAGCGTGCAGGTCTTCTCAGAGCTGGTGCGCTCCATCCAGAGGACCCAGGCCGAGCTGGTTTTGTCCATCGAGGAGAAGCAGAGGCAGACGGAGAGGTGGGCCGAGGGTTTCATCACGGAGCTGGAGAGGGAAATCACTGAGTTAAGACGGAGGAATACAGAGCTGGAAAACGTGGCTCGGACCGACCACATTCACTTCTTAAAG AACTTCCCAGCTCTGAGCACACCTCCTCCTGTCAAAAACTGGTCAGAGACCAGTGTTCCCACTGACACCTGTGTAGGAATGATCAGGAGATCTGTGTCCATACTGGAGGCAACATTGAACGAAATGATTGACAAACTGGCTGACAGTG AGATCAAAAAGATTGTTAAATACACAG TGGACGTCACTCTGGACCCCGACTCGGCCAACccctggctgcagctctctcagGACAGACATCAGGTGAGACACCTGGGTGCATGGCAGGACCTCCCGGACCACCCTGACCGCTTCGACACCGTCGTCATCGTCCTGGGCCGTGAGGGCTTCACCTCAGGGAGGCATTACTGGGAGGTCCTGGTAGGGGAAAAAGACGACTGGTACCTGGGTGTGGCTCGGTCCTCTGTTAACAGAAAAGGCCGGCTCTCCGTGAGCACCACGCAGGGTTACTGGGCTCTGGCCATGAAGAAAGGCCAGGGCTACCGGGTGTCGACGTCCCCCCCGACCCTGCTCCCACTCGACGCCCGACCAAAGAGGGTGGGCGTGTACGTGGACTATGAAGAGGGGCAAGTGTCCTTTTATGATGTGAGGGCTCGGactcatattttcacatttaaagatAAGTTCACGGAGAAGATCCTGCCGTTCTTCTACCTCTACTGCTGCGACAAAGCTTCTGACACCATGGTGATCTGTCCTGTGAATGAGAAAAGCTTGATCAAACAAAGCTAA
- the LOC121504141 gene encoding nuclear factor 7, ovary-like isoform X1, with product MTLPLRRVGMASTGNLSEEQVHCSICLDVFTNPVSIPCGHNFCQSCILGYWKTSPLYQCPMCKKSFYKRPDISINTVLREIAEQFKEIRVRSVEEKGSEDQEEGKEKKWGMERKKKEDEERLLETDQKQEEEERRTKTPQEELPPLIPPKTSPPRSPQGPPPPLPQTSPPPSPQLPAPTTSPAPLSPSLPLLFLEEVLCDVCLGDGRPRAVKSCLVCLTSYCEEHLKSHSARFTKHKLMEPVANMEDRMCPKHERLLELFCKKDQTCVCVLCTETDHRAHYTVPVEREWTEKKAQLKRTEMDVQQMIQERVKKVEDIKHAVELNKASAQREIQESVQVFSELVRSIQRTQAELVLSIEEKQRQTERWAEGFITELEREITELRRRNTELENVARTDHIHFLKNFPALSTPPPVKNWSETSVPTDTCVGMIRRSVSILEATLNEMIDKLADSEIKKIVKYTVDVTLDPDSANPWLQLSQDRHQVRHLGAWQDLPDHPDRFDTVVIVLGREGFTSGRHYWEVLVGEKDDWYLGVARSSVNRKGRLSVSTTQGYWALAMKKGQGYRVSTSPPTLLPLDARPKRVGVYVDYEEGQVSFYDVRARTHIFTFKDKFTEKILPFFYLYCCDKASDTMVICPVNEKSLIKQS from the exons ATGACCCTGCCTCTCCGCCGTGTAGGAATGGCCTCCACTGGGAACCTTTCTGAAGAGCAGGTGCACTGCTCCATCTGTCTGGACGTCTTCACCAACCCCGTCTCCATCCCCTGCGGACACAACTTCTGCCAGAGTTGCATTCTGGGATACTGGAAGACCAGCCCTTTGTACCAGTGTCCTATGTGTAAGAAGTCCTTCTACAAAAGGCCTGATATCAGCATCAACACTGTGCTGAGGGAGATCGCAGAGCAGTTCAAGGAGATAAGGGTCAGGAGCGTGGAGGAGAAGGGGAGTGAGGATCAGGAAGAGGGGAAAGAGAAGAAGTGGGGgatggagaggaagaaaaaggaggatgaggagaggcTCTTAGAGACAGATcagaagcaggaagaggaggagaggaggacgaAGACGCCACAAGAGGAGTTACCGCCGCTCATCCCTCCTAAAACCTCTCCTCCACGGTCACCTCAGGGTCCGCCACCCCCTTTACCTCAAACATCACCTCCACCCTCCCCTCAACTCCCTGCTCCTACAACCTCTCCAGCACCTCTGTCACCTTCGCTCCCACTTCTTTTCTTGGAGGAAGTCCTCTGTGATGTCTGTCTCGGAGACGGCAGGCCCAGAGCGGTGAAATCCTGCCTCGTGTGCCTGACTTCATACTGCGAGGAGCACCTGAAGTCTCACTCAGCCAGGTTCACCAAGCACAAACTGATGGAGCCGGTGGCAAACATGGAGGACAGGATGTGCCCGAAGCATGAGAGGCTCCTGGAGCTGTTCTGTAAGAAGGATcagacatgtgtgtgtgtgctctgcaCGGAGACGGACCACAGGGCCCACTACACCGTACCTGTGGAGAGGGAGTGGACAGAGAAGAAG GCTCAGCTGAAGAGGACAGAGATGGACGTCCAGCAGATGATCCAGGAGAGAGTGAAAAAGGTGGAGGACATCAAACATGCCGTGGAGCTTAACAAA GCCAGTGCTCAGAGAGAGATCCAGGAAAGCGTGCAGGTCTTCTCAGAGCTGGTGCGCTCCATCCAGAGGACCCAGGCCGAGCTGGTTTTGTCCATCGAGGAGAAGCAGAGGCAGACGGAGAGGTGGGCCGAGGGTTTCATCACGGAGCTGGAGAGGGAAATCACTGAGTTAAGACGGAGGAATACAGAGCTGGAAAACGTGGCTCGGACCGACCACATTCACTTCTTAAAG AACTTCCCAGCTCTGAGCACACCTCCTCCTGTCAAAAACTGGTCAGAGACCAGTGTTCCCACTGACACCTGTGTAGGAATGATCAGGAGATCTGTGTCCATACTGGAGGCAACATTGAACGAAATGATTGACAAACTGGCTGACAGTG AGATCAAAAAGATTGTTAAATACACAG TGGACGTCACTCTGGACCCCGACTCGGCCAACccctggctgcagctctctcagGACAGACATCAGGTGAGACACCTGGGTGCATGGCAGGACCTCCCGGACCACCCTGACCGCTTCGACACCGTCGTCATCGTCCTGGGCCGTGAGGGCTTCACCTCAGGGAGGCATTACTGGGAGGTCCTGGTAGGGGAAAAAGACGACTGGTACCTGGGTGTGGCTCGGTCCTCTGTTAACAGAAAAGGCCGGCTCTCCGTGAGCACCACGCAGGGTTACTGGGCTCTGGCCATGAAGAAAGGCCAGGGCTACCGGGTGTCGACGTCCCCCCCGACCCTGCTCCCACTCGACGCCCGACCAAAGAGGGTGGGCGTGTACGTGGACTATGAAGAGGGGCAAGTGTCCTTTTATGATGTGAGGGCTCGGactcatattttcacatttaaagatAAGTTCACGGAGAAGATCCTGCCGTTCTTCTACCTCTACTGCTGCGACAAAGCTTCTGACACCATGGTGATCTGTCCTGTGAATGAGAAAAGCTTGATCAAACAAAGCTAA